Proteins encoded in a region of the Fimbriimonadia bacterium genome:
- a CDS encoding sugar ABC transporter ATP-binding protein, which produces MTSRPSEEVVLEARGITKRFPGVLALDDVGLQVRRASCHALVGENGAGKSTLGKVLAGLLMQDAGQVLLDGRPVHFTGPLDAIRAGIGIVHQELSFCENLSVAENLCLDDPPARGPFVDRREMERRARAWLRRIHLDVDPWCLVGDLPISKQQLAQVAGAVGRGAKVLIFDEPTSSLSLYETQVLFEQIRELLSQGVSCIYVSHRMEEVFELCDTVTVLRDGQVVGTCPAVDLTRDDLIRMMIGRVVESRPTNSRVSLGPELLRVKGLTSPRRFFDINLTVHGGEIVGLAGLVGSGRTEVALAIFGLDPLVQGEVAVAGQAIEQRSPTTMMRLGVGLVPEDRKRHGLVLGMSAKDNISLPVLDSLSRGGWVNARAERELATRFFTAMSVKAPSLDAVAAGLSGGNQQKLVMAKWLAAQCQVLLLDEPTRGVDVGAKAEIHSLVRAMADDGRGVLVISSELPELLNLCDRILVLRNGRIVGEVQAEQATEEGLMRLMTGVETMSA; this is translated from the coding sequence TTCCCGGCGTGTTAGCACTGGACGATGTCGGCCTGCAAGTGCGGCGTGCCTCTTGTCATGCGTTAGTTGGCGAAAATGGCGCAGGCAAGAGCACACTGGGTAAGGTCCTGGCGGGACTGCTGATGCAGGATGCGGGGCAGGTCCTGCTGGATGGCAGGCCGGTGCATTTCACCGGGCCGCTGGATGCTATTCGGGCAGGGATCGGCATCGTACACCAAGAGTTGTCGTTTTGCGAGAATCTATCGGTGGCCGAGAACCTGTGTCTGGACGATCCGCCGGCGCGTGGGCCTTTCGTGGATCGCAGAGAGATGGAGCGACGCGCCAGAGCATGGCTACGGCGCATCCACTTGGATGTAGACCCGTGGTGCTTGGTTGGTGACCTGCCCATCAGCAAGCAGCAGTTGGCACAGGTAGCGGGTGCCGTGGGGCGCGGCGCGAAGGTGTTGATCTTCGACGAGCCTACTAGCAGCCTCTCGCTATACGAGACGCAGGTGCTATTCGAGCAGATCCGCGAACTGCTGTCGCAGGGGGTGTCATGCATCTATGTGTCACACCGTATGGAGGAGGTGTTCGAACTGTGTGATACGGTGACGGTCCTGCGGGACGGACAAGTGGTAGGCACCTGTCCTGCCGTGGACCTAACACGTGATGATCTGATACGGATGATGATCGGCCGCGTGGTGGAAAGCAGGCCGACGAACAGCAGGGTGTCGTTGGGACCGGAGCTGTTGCGAGTGAAGGGCCTGACCAGCCCGCGCAGGTTCTTCGACATCAATCTCACCGTGCACGGCGGGGAGATCGTCGGGCTGGCAGGCCTGGTAGGTTCCGGGCGGACCGAGGTGGCACTGGCTATCTTCGGGCTCGACCCGCTCGTCCAGGGCGAAGTGGCCGTGGCGGGCCAAGCAATCGAGCAGCGCAGCCCGACCACGATGATGCGGCTGGGGGTCGGCCTGGTGCCCGAAGACCGCAAACGGCACGGGCTCGTGCTAGGTATGTCTGCCAAGGATAACATCTCGCTTCCTGTACTGGACTCCCTTTCGCGCGGCGGTTGGGTGAACGCGCGTGCGGAGCGGGAGCTGGCGACAAGGTTCTTCACGGCAATGAGCGTGAAGGCACCATCTTTGGACGCGGTCGCAGCGGGGCTTTCTGGCGGCAATCAGCAGAAGCTGGTGATGGCCAAGTGGCTGGCGGCGCAGTGCCAGGTACTGCTTCTCGACGAGCCCACTCGCGGGGTGGACGTCGGGGCGAAGGCGGAGATCCACTCGCTGGTGCGGGCGATGGCAGACGACGGCCGAGGGGTCTTGGTCATCTCCAGCGAGTTGCCGGAGTTGCTGAACTTGTGCGACCGCATTCTGGTTCTGCGCAACGGGCGAATCGTCGGCGAGGTGCAGGCCGAACAGGCCACCGAAGAGGGCCTGATGAGACTGATGACCGGTGTCGAGACGATGTCGGCTTGA